In the Muricauda sp. MAR_2010_75 genome, one interval contains:
- a CDS encoding RimK family alpha-L-glutamate ligase has translation MSYDAVVLTDPRYINPIKQSVYIDNVLLEDRLVLEALQKHGLKAVRKSWDDPDFDWSSTKYALFRTTWDYFDRFPEFSKWLEATSKKTKFINSKKLIYWNIDKHYLQDLSIAGVTIPKTYFVEKGTQISLKEAYYHTVEELKFKPSTFILKPCVSGAARHTYKIQKESIEDFEGIFKQLIAEEAMMLQEFQENIVKEGEISMMVFNGEFTHAVLKIAKPGDFRVQDDFGGTVHQIKPSTAQIDFATSVVHAAPELPIYARVDIFKDNSGNWALAELEIFEPELWFRLNPKAAAILAQSIVKMYF, from the coding sequence ATGAGTTATGATGCTGTAGTACTCACCGACCCAAGGTACATCAATCCCATAAAACAAAGCGTTTATATTGATAATGTCCTATTGGAAGACCGATTGGTTTTGGAGGCTTTGCAAAAACACGGGTTAAAGGCTGTTCGGAAATCGTGGGACGACCCTGATTTTGATTGGTCATCCACAAAATATGCCCTATTCCGCACCACTTGGGACTATTTTGACCGTTTTCCAGAATTCTCTAAATGGCTAGAGGCCACCTCGAAAAAGACCAAATTCATCAATTCCAAAAAACTCATCTATTGGAATATAGACAAGCATTACTTACAAGACCTTTCCATCGCCGGAGTTACAATCCCCAAGACATATTTTGTGGAGAAAGGAACTCAGATTAGTTTAAAAGAAGCTTATTACCATACCGTTGAAGAGTTAAAGTTTAAACCATCTACCTTTATTTTAAAACCCTGTGTATCTGGAGCCGCTCGGCACACCTATAAAATCCAGAAAGAATCCATAGAAGATTTTGAGGGGATATTTAAACAACTGATTGCTGAAGAAGCCATGATGCTTCAAGAATTTCAGGAAAACATTGTAAAAGAAGGTGAAATTTCCATGATGGTCTTCAATGGGGAGTTCACCCATGCCGTATTGAAAATCGCAAAACCGGGCGATTTTCGTGTTCAGGATGATTTTGGCGGCACTGTACACCAAATTAAGCCCTCAACAGCGCAAATCGATTTCGCCACCAGTGTGGTTCATGCAGCTCCCGAACTTCCCATCTATGCCCGAGTGGATATTTTCAAGGATAATTCCGGTAATTGGGCCTTGGCCGAATTGGAGATTTTTGAACCTGAGCTTTGGTTCCGTCTCAATCCCAAAGCAGCAGCTATTTTAGCACAATCTATAGTGAAAATGTATTTTTAG
- a CDS encoding SMP-30/gluconolactonase/LRE family protein, producing MKKIALLIMGITLGCTAQEKTGKLVVENEKFYEYVDKDAEIEVLAEGFTWSEGPVWVKEGGFLLFSDVPQNTIFKWKEGEGITEFLKPSGYTGILPYSGEPGSNGLIINNEGELVACEHGDRRVTRMPLVGGGKFSLTDTWEGKRFNSPNDVVQASNGTYYFTDPPYGLPGREKSEIREIDAFGVYKIDAGGKVEMVIDSLTFPNGVALSPDEKTLYVTQSDPKAPYILAYDVKSNGSLENGRIFFDASSMVKPGLPGMPDGVKVDQNGTIFSTGPGGVLIITPKGELLGRIDTGQPTANCAWGDDGSVLYMTANNFLMRIKTKTVGDGF from the coding sequence ATGAAAAAAATAGCGCTCCTTATAATGGGAATTACATTGGGATGCACGGCCCAAGAAAAAACAGGAAAACTCGTGGTTGAGAATGAAAAATTTTATGAATATGTAGATAAAGATGCCGAGATAGAAGTCTTGGCAGAGGGATTTACGTGGTCCGAAGGCCCGGTGTGGGTCAAGGAAGGTGGGTTCCTTCTTTTTTCAGATGTGCCTCAAAATACCATTTTTAAATGGAAGGAAGGTGAAGGAATCACTGAATTTTTAAAACCTTCCGGATATACGGGAATCCTTCCTTACAGCGGAGAACCTGGTAGCAATGGACTCATCATAAACAATGAAGGTGAATTGGTGGCCTGCGAGCACGGCGACCGACGAGTTACCCGGATGCCTTTGGTCGGAGGCGGTAAATTCTCTTTGACCGACACATGGGAAGGCAAACGTTTCAATAGCCCCAATGATGTGGTACAAGCTTCCAACGGAACCTATTATTTTACCGACCCACCATATGGGTTGCCTGGTCGGGAAAAATCAGAAATAAGGGAAATTGATGCCTTTGGTGTATATAAAATTGACGCTGGCGGAAAAGTTGAAATGGTGATTGACAGTTTAACTTTTCCTAACGGAGTGGCATTATCCCCGGATGAAAAAACCCTTTATGTTACTCAATCTGACCCCAAGGCACCTTATATCTTGGCCTACGACGTTAAGAGTAACGGTTCTTTAGAAAATGGTAGGATATTTTTTGACGCTTCCTCTATGGTGAAGCCTGGATTACCAGGTATGCCTGATGGTGTTAAAGTGGACCAAAATGGGACTATTTTCTCGACGGGTCCTGGAGGGGTGCTTATCATAACTCCTAAAGGTGAATTATTAGGACGAATTGATACCGGACAACCCACAGCTAATTGTGCATGGGGCGATGATGGTTCTGTGCTTTACATGACCGCAAATAATTTTTTGATGCGAATTAAGACCAAAACGGTCGGGGATGGATTCTAA
- a CDS encoding LexA family transcriptional regulator produces the protein MENELTLKRFIDIRRELGYTQTEFAQLLGVKNTTADIERGRTKLSGKVVEELLKQFKINPLWLFGDSDQKHLDTSKTSVIPKVVTVDSSDQDNMVLVNAKAAAGYPQNITDTSWYQQLPAFDMPIPELRNATYRGFQVEGDSMLPNLRPNDWVLARAIEHIDHVSPNKMYVVVLQDSVMVKKIERKPNSNNITLVSLNETYPPYDIKPFQIQEIWEVSSKLTFNVDATTETGLLKQLQQSMEELKKQMGQIK, from the coding sequence ATGGAAAACGAGCTTACCTTAAAACGGTTTATAGATATTCGAAGGGAGTTGGGCTATACCCAAACTGAGTTTGCTCAATTGTTGGGGGTTAAGAACACCACTGCAGATATTGAACGGGGCCGGACCAAATTATCGGGAAAAGTGGTGGAGGAGCTGTTGAAGCAGTTCAAAATAAATCCACTTTGGCTTTTTGGTGATAGCGACCAGAAGCATTTGGATACCTCCAAAACCAGTGTTATTCCAAAAGTGGTCACTGTGGATAGTTCCGATCAAGACAATATGGTCTTGGTCAATGCCAAAGCCGCCGCAGGCTACCCACAGAACATTACAGATACGAGCTGGTATCAACAACTTCCCGCGTTTGATATGCCCATTCCAGAGTTGCGCAACGCCACATATCGTGGTTTTCAGGTAGAAGGGGACAGTATGTTGCCCAATCTAAGACCCAACGATTGGGTATTGGCACGTGCCATTGAGCACATTGACCATGTGAGTCCCAATAAGATGTATGTGGTGGTGCTTCAAGACTCCGTTATGGTCAAAAAAATTGAGCGAAAGCCAAATTCCAATAACATTACCTTGGTTTCTTTGAACGAGACCTATCCTCCGTATGATATTAAACCGTTCCAAATTCAAGAAATTTGGGAGGTAAGCAGTAAACTGACCTTCAATGTGGATGCTACTACAGAAACTGGTCTTTTAAAACAGTTGCAGCAATCCATGGAAGAGTTGAAAAAGCAAATGGGTCAAATAAAATAG
- a CDS encoding putative DNA modification/repair radical SAM protein → MDFDRIQEKLNILADAAKYDVSCASSGSDRTNKNQGLGNASRMGICHNYTSDGRCISLLKILLTNHCIFDCAYCVTRKSNDVKRAAFKIQEVVDLTINFYRRNYIEGLFLSSGIFKSPDYTMERLVAVAKKLREEENFNGYIHLKSIPGASDELMYEAGLYADRLSVNIEVPTISGLKLLAPDKKHEDFTKPMLKVKNEIVRYKSERKIIKSTPKYAPAGQSTQMIVGASGETDKDIMYSATYYYKTYQMRRVYYSGYVPVADDARLPAIGSQVPMLRENRLYQTDWLLRFYGFAVNEILNNDHPNLDMDVDPKLSWALRNLHHFPVDVNSADKRLLARIPGIGMQSVEKIMKARKFRKLNWDHLKKIGVALNRAKYFTVCDSRHWERRDLDAEKIKGMILQTSSGKFRNQYSTQLSLFN, encoded by the coding sequence ATGGACTTTGATAGAATTCAAGAAAAACTAAACATCCTTGCAGACGCTGCCAAATACGATGTGTCCTGTGCCAGTAGTGGCAGTGACCGGACCAACAAGAACCAAGGTTTGGGGAATGCTTCTCGGATGGGCATTTGCCATAATTATACTTCAGATGGCCGTTGTATCTCCCTTTTAAAAATTCTGCTGACCAACCACTGTATTTTTGATTGTGCGTATTGCGTAACCCGAAAAAGTAATGATGTTAAACGAGCTGCTTTTAAAATTCAAGAGGTTGTGGACCTTACCATCAATTTTTATCGCAGAAATTATATTGAAGGGCTGTTTTTGAGTTCGGGGATTTTCAAAAGTCCTGATTACACCATGGAACGCTTGGTGGCCGTGGCCAAAAAATTGCGCGAAGAGGAAAACTTCAACGGGTACATCCACCTCAAATCCATTCCAGGTGCCAGTGATGAACTCATGTACGAGGCTGGACTGTACGCCGACCGACTTTCTGTAAACATTGAGGTACCAACCATTTCCGGATTAAAATTGTTGGCCCCTGACAAAAAGCATGAAGATTTCACCAAACCCATGTTGAAAGTCAAAAACGAAATTGTTCGTTACAAATCTGAGCGAAAAATTATTAAGAGTACGCCCAAATATGCCCCTGCAGGGCAAAGTACCCAAATGATTGTGGGTGCTTCTGGAGAGACGGATAAGGATATCATGTATTCCGCGACCTATTATTACAAAACATACCAAATGCGACGAGTATATTATTCTGGTTATGTTCCTGTTGCGGATGATGCGCGCCTACCCGCCATTGGTTCCCAAGTGCCCATGCTTCGCGAAAACAGATTGTACCAAACGGATTGGTTGTTGCGGTTTTACGGTTTCGCCGTGAATGAAATCTTGAACAACGACCATCCCAATCTGGATATGGATGTAGATCCCAAACTTTCATGGGCCCTACGTAACCTTCATCATTTTCCGGTAGATGTGAATTCGGCGGATAAACGTCTTTTGGCACGTATTCCAGGCATTGGCATGCAATCTGTGGAGAAAATTATGAAAGCTCGAAAATTTCGAAAATTGAACTGGGACCATCTCAAAAAAATTGGAGTGGCCCTCAACCGTGCCAAATATTTTACGGTGTGTGATTCCCGGCATTGGGAGCGCCGTGATTTGGATGCGGAGAAAATCAAAGGCATGATTTTGCAGACTTCCTCTGGCAAGTTTCGAAATCAGTACAGTACACAATTGTCATTGTTCAATTAA
- a CDS encoding TIGR03915 family putative DNA repair protein — MNPSTTLIYDGSFNGFLTTVFVAFDEKLNVADIQKNSECQNGLFSETETIFTNVEKAKRVWNGIRNKSHNAIANVYFAFLSETEGVELMLYTYIQKLMATKSGKQLDYSDGIVLHISQLARKVGREKHRMEAFVRFQLTKDDIYFANIEPDFDVLPLISKHFRDRYADQQWLIYDVKRKYGIFYNLDHVEMVSLNLSDIHHNKTVKSDAFKPEEYDYQTLWNEYFKSTSIKSRINPKLHTQHVPKRYWKYLSEKKEAV, encoded by the coding sequence ATGAATCCTTCAACAACCTTAATTTATGACGGCAGCTTTAACGGCTTCCTCACCACCGTCTTTGTTGCTTTTGATGAAAAACTCAATGTGGCCGATATCCAAAAAAACAGCGAATGCCAAAACGGTTTGTTTTCCGAAACCGAAACCATTTTCACCAATGTTGAAAAAGCCAAGCGTGTATGGAATGGCATCCGTAACAAGAGTCACAACGCCATTGCCAACGTCTATTTCGCTTTTTTGAGCGAAACAGAAGGTGTGGAATTGATGCTATACACCTACATCCAAAAATTGATGGCCACTAAAAGTGGAAAGCAGTTGGATTATTCCGATGGGATTGTACTGCACATTAGCCAATTGGCCAGAAAGGTAGGTCGTGAAAAACACCGGATGGAGGCTTTTGTTCGGTTTCAGTTGACCAAGGACGACATCTATTTTGCCAACATTGAACCCGATTTTGATGTCTTACCTTTAATTTCCAAACATTTTCGGGACCGCTACGCGGACCAACAATGGTTGATCTATGATGTAAAACGGAAATATGGCATCTTTTACAATTTGGACCATGTGGAAATGGTGTCATTGAATTTAAGCGACATCCACCACAACAAAACCGTTAAAAGCGATGCTTTTAAACCCGAGGAATACGATTACCAAACCCTCTGGAACGAATATTTTAAAAGCACCAGCATTAAATCCCGTATCAACCCCAAATTACATACGCAACATGTGCCCAAACGCTATTGGAAGTATTTGAGTGAGAAAAAGGAGGCGGTGTAA
- a CDS encoding APC family permease: MEPQKLRVKLGELASTSISGNDISSSCLYVSALAVLHAGQYAWISLLIVGVVLFLFRKIYGEVVGALPMNGGAYNALLNTTSKGMASLAASLTLLSYMATAVISANEAMKYLYTMAPQLPVILATIVLLAIFMGLVIIGIGESSKVAIAIFIFHLTSLIILSTFAGIYIFNHGWDVFASNHALPVKHGRLTLALFFGFSAAMLGISGFESSANFVEEQKKGVFPKTLRNMWAVVTFFNPLIAFLALAVLPITAIEVNKDALLSVMGSEVGGSWLSVLVSVDAVLVLSGAVLTSFVGVSGLVERITLDRILPPFLLKRNKKGSTYRIAIFFFILCVSILLITEGDLEALAGVYTIAFLSVMALFGIGNILLKVRRKHLPRPERSGWLSLLVAIMAVITALAGNIILNPDYLAVFMEYFIPTIAVVLVMLNRTALLKLLLRLIRYFLDPINRFLLKSYKSINNTINKINDQEFVYFTKKDDIASLNKVLLYIRNNEHTRKLKIVSVFPEGEQATSNFISDLDVLDREYPEIKVEYIQLHGEFTPKLIKKLSTEWGIPINFMFIGSPSDRFPYPLQELGGVRLII; this comes from the coding sequence ATGGAACCACAAAAACTTAGGGTAAAACTCGGGGAGTTGGCCTCTACCTCCATCAGTGGTAACGATATCAGTTCTTCTTGTCTGTACGTATCGGCCTTGGCCGTACTGCATGCCGGTCAATATGCCTGGATTTCACTGTTGATTGTTGGGGTTGTCCTTTTCCTATTTCGGAAAATTTATGGTGAGGTTGTGGGAGCACTACCTATGAACGGTGGAGCCTACAATGCCCTATTGAACACCACAAGCAAAGGGATGGCTTCCTTGGCCGCGTCCTTGACATTACTTTCATATATGGCCACAGCGGTCATTTCAGCCAATGAGGCGATGAAATACCTGTATACCATGGCCCCGCAGTTGCCAGTAATTCTGGCCACCATTGTGCTACTGGCCATTTTTATGGGTTTGGTCATCATTGGCATTGGCGAATCTTCAAAAGTGGCCATCGCTATCTTTATTTTCCATCTTACCTCATTGATCATATTGTCCACCTTTGCCGGTATCTACATTTTTAATCACGGATGGGATGTCTTTGCCAGTAATCATGCCCTTCCGGTGAAACACGGTAGACTCACTTTAGCCCTCTTTTTTGGGTTTTCCGCAGCCATGTTGGGCATTAGTGGGTTTGAGAGTTCGGCCAACTTTGTTGAGGAGCAGAAAAAGGGTGTTTTTCCCAAGACCCTTCGAAATATGTGGGCCGTGGTCACCTTTTTTAATCCTTTGATCGCCTTTTTGGCCTTGGCCGTATTGCCCATCACCGCTATCGAGGTCAATAAAGATGCTTTGCTATCCGTTATGGGCAGCGAGGTTGGTGGGTCGTGGCTTTCGGTTTTGGTTTCTGTGGATGCTGTTTTAGTTTTGAGCGGTGCGGTACTGACTTCTTTTGTGGGGGTGTCCGGTTTGGTGGAACGGATAACTTTGGACCGAATTCTTCCACCCTTCTTGTTGAAGCGTAACAAAAAAGGGAGCACCTACCGAATTGCCATTTTCTTTTTTATTCTGTGTGTTTCTATCTTACTTATCACCGAAGGTGATTTGGAAGCCTTGGCAGGCGTCTACACTATTGCCTTTCTTTCTGTGATGGCTCTATTTGGAATAGGAAACATCCTGCTCAAGGTTCGAAGAAAGCATCTACCACGACCCGAACGCTCTGGATGGTTGTCTTTATTGGTTGCCATTATGGCCGTAATTACAGCTTTGGCTGGAAATATTATCCTGAATCCCGATTATCTGGCCGTTTTCATGGAGTACTTCATCCCCACGATCGCTGTAGTGTTGGTGATGCTCAACCGAACCGCATTACTGAAATTACTCCTTAGATTGATTCGGTATTTTTTGGATCCCATCAACCGATTCTTGTTGAAGTCTTACAAGAGCATCAACAATACCATCAACAAAATCAATGATCAGGAGTTTGTTTATTTCACCAAGAAAGATGACATCGCTTCTTTGAATAAGGTATTGCTCTATATACGCAATAATGAACACACCCGAAAATTGAAAATAGTCTCAGTTTTCCCCGAAGGAGAACAAGCCACTTCCAACTTTATATCGGATTTGGATGTGTTGGACAGAGAGTACCCGGAAATTAAAGTGGAGTACATTCAATTGCATGGGGAGTTTACACCAAAGCTCATTAAAAAACTCTCAACGGAATGGGGGATTCCCATCAACTTTATGTTCATTGGGAGTCCAAGTGACCGATTCCCATATCCGTTGCAAGAACTTGGTGGGGTGCGATTGATTATTTGA
- the uvrA gene encoding excinuclease ABC subunit UvrA, with protein sequence MINYEEHIEVRGARVHNLKNIDVTIPREKLVVITGLSGSGKSSLAFDTIYAEGQRRYIETFSAYARQFLGGLERPDVDKIDGLSPVIAIEQKTTSKSPRSTVGTITEVYDFLRLLFARAGDAYSFNTGEKMVSYSDEQIKNLITDSYLNKKINVLAPVVKSRKGHYRELFEQIAKQGFVKVRVDGEILDITKGMKVDRYKTHDIEIVIDRLKVNDTEDFHKRLSETINTAMYSGNNVLMVLEEGESVPRYFSRDLMCPSTGISYPTPEPNTFSFNSPKGMCPECSGLGHVHEVNEHKIIPNKKLSIKAGGLAPLGEYKKSWAFKQLETIAQRYGFDLSDAIEKIPAEAMEVILNGGKESFEVDSKTLGVKRQYKIDYEGISNFIKTQFEEANSTSIKRWAKDYMDKVKCPECNGARLRKESLYFKIGERNIAELAQMDIAELADFFAQLENSLEGNQKKIAEEIIKEIRTRIQFLLDVGLDYLSLNRSSKSLSGGEAQRIRLATQIGSQLVGVLYILDEPSIGLHQRDNERLIHSLESLRDIGNSVIVVEHDRDMIESADHVIDIGPRAGKHGGEIISEGTPQELKDHHTLTAQYITGELEIPVPAERRKGTGKKIVLSGCTGNNLKNVTAEFPLGKLIGVTGVSGSGKSTLVNETLYPIMNAHYFNGVKKPMPYKKITGLQHIDKVIDINQSPIGRTPRSNPATYTGVFSEIRALFAKTTEAAIRGYKPGRFSFNVAGGRCETCQGGGLKVIEMNFLPDVYVECETCNGKRFNRETLEIRYKGKSIADVLEMTINEAVDFFENIPKIHRKLKTIKDVGLGYISLGQQSTTLSGGEAQRVKLATELSKRDTGNTFYILDEPTTGLHFEDIRVLMEVLNQLVDKGNTILVIEHNMDVIKMMDHIIDIGYEGGRGGGIVVATGTPEEVSKDKKSYTAKFLRKELEHTKQSIARAV encoded by the coding sequence ATGATCAATTACGAAGAACATATTGAGGTTAGAGGCGCCAGAGTCCATAATCTTAAGAATATAGATGTTACCATACCCCGTGAAAAGTTAGTGGTCATCACAGGACTTTCAGGCAGCGGGAAATCCTCCTTGGCCTTCGATACCATTTATGCCGAAGGTCAGCGCCGCTATATAGAAACCTTTTCTGCCTACGCCCGGCAGTTCTTGGGTGGATTGGAACGCCCGGATGTGGATAAAATCGACGGGCTTTCCCCGGTCATCGCCATTGAACAAAAAACCACGTCAAAATCGCCTCGCTCCACCGTAGGTACCATTACTGAAGTTTACGATTTTCTCCGTTTGCTCTTCGCGCGAGCTGGAGATGCCTATAGCTTCAACACTGGTGAAAAAATGGTGAGCTATAGCGATGAGCAAATCAAAAATCTCATCACTGATTCGTATCTGAATAAAAAAATAAATGTGTTGGCGCCCGTGGTCAAGTCCAGAAAAGGGCATTACCGTGAATTGTTTGAACAGATTGCCAAACAAGGCTTTGTAAAAGTACGGGTAGATGGAGAGATTTTGGACATTACCAAAGGTATGAAGGTGGATCGCTACAAAACCCACGACATCGAGATTGTGATTGATCGTTTGAAAGTCAATGACACGGAAGATTTTCACAAACGTCTAAGTGAGACCATCAACACGGCCATGTACAGTGGCAACAATGTACTTATGGTTTTGGAAGAAGGTGAAAGTGTTCCTAGATATTTCAGTAGGGACCTCATGTGCCCATCCACGGGAATCTCCTATCCCACTCCCGAGCCCAATACTTTTTCGTTCAACTCGCCCAAAGGCATGTGCCCGGAATGTAGTGGATTGGGCCATGTTCACGAAGTGAACGAGCACAAAATCATCCCGAACAAAAAATTATCCATTAAAGCTGGTGGATTGGCACCTCTAGGTGAATACAAAAAGTCATGGGCGTTCAAGCAATTGGAAACCATTGCCCAACGGTATGGGTTTGATTTGTCGGATGCCATTGAAAAAATTCCTGCTGAGGCGATGGAGGTCATTTTAAATGGCGGAAAGGAAAGTTTTGAGGTCGATTCCAAGACTTTGGGCGTAAAACGGCAGTACAAAATTGACTACGAAGGTATTTCCAATTTCATAAAAACCCAGTTTGAAGAAGCCAACTCCACTTCCATAAAGCGATGGGCCAAGGACTATATGGACAAAGTAAAATGTCCGGAATGTAATGGAGCCCGACTGCGAAAGGAATCGCTCTACTTTAAGATTGGTGAAAGAAATATTGCAGAACTGGCCCAAATGGACATTGCGGAGTTGGCCGACTTTTTTGCACAATTGGAAAATTCCCTTGAAGGCAACCAAAAAAAGATTGCGGAAGAAATCATCAAGGAAATTAGGACCCGTATCCAGTTTTTGTTGGATGTTGGATTGGATTACCTTTCTCTGAATCGCAGTTCCAAGTCGCTCTCGGGGGGTGAGGCACAGCGTATTCGTTTGGCCACCCAAATTGGGTCGCAGTTGGTGGGCGTACTCTATATTTTAGACGAGCCCAGCATTGGACTGCATCAACGGGACAACGAGCGGCTGATTCATTCCTTGGAATCCCTTCGCGATATTGGAAATTCGGTTATTGTAGTGGAACACGACCGGGATATGATCGAAAGTGCAGACCATGTCATCGACATTGGCCCCAGAGCTGGAAAGCACGGTGGAGAAATCATTTCCGAAGGAACCCCACAAGAATTGAAGGATCACCATACCCTTACGGCCCAATACATTACCGGCGAATTGGAAATACCAGTCCCCGCAGAGCGAAGAAAAGGAACAGGCAAAAAAATTGTGCTTTCGGGCTGTACAGGAAACAACCTTAAAAATGTTACAGCTGAATTCCCGTTGGGAAAGTTAATAGGTGTTACAGGGGTATCTGGAAGTGGTAAATCCACCTTGGTCAATGAGACCCTCTACCCAATCATGAATGCCCATTACTTTAACGGCGTAAAAAAACCTATGCCCTATAAAAAAATAACCGGGCTGCAGCACATCGACAAGGTCATTGATATCAACCAATCGCCTATTGGACGAACGCCGCGCTCCAATCCAGCCACGTACACAGGAGTTTTTAGTGAGATAAGGGCCTTGTTTGCCAAAACCACCGAAGCAGCAATCCGGGGATACAAACCGGGGCGGTTCAGTTTTAATGTGGCCGGAGGTCGCTGCGAGACTTGTCAAGGTGGCGGTTTAAAGGTGATTGAGATGAACTTTTTGCCCGATGTATATGTGGAATGCGAGACCTGCAACGGCAAACGGTTTAACAGGGAAACGCTTGAAATTCGATATAAGGGAAAATCCATTGCTGATGTCCTTGAAATGACCATCAATGAGGCTGTGGATTTTTTTGAAAATATTCCCAAAATACATCGGAAGTTAAAGACAATAAAAGACGTGGGATTGGGTTATATATCATTGGGGCAACAGTCCACTACCCTGTCCGGTGGTGAAGCGCAACGGGTGAAGTTGGCCACAGAACTTTCCAAGCGCGACACCGGAAACACGTTTTACATCCTCGACGAACCTACAACTGGATTACACTTTGAAGATATCCGGGTGCTTATGGAGGTATTGAACCAACTTGTGGATAAAGGAAATACCATTTTGGTGATTGAACACAACATGGATGTAATTAAAATGATGGACCACATTATAGACATAGGCTATGAGGGAGGCCGTGGGGGTGGAATAGTTGTTGCAACAGGTACACCGGAGGAGGTTTCAAAAGACAAAAAAAGCTATACGGCAAAATTTTTGAGAAAAGAACTTGAGCATACTAAGCAAAGCATTGCTAGGGCCGTTTAA
- a CDS encoding TIGR00730 family Rossman fold protein produces MRKEQHTKGWNEIKTNDSWAIFKIMGEFVYGFEKMSAIGPCVSIFGSARVKEGEHYYDLSVKVAQKVAEAGYGIITGGGPGIMEAGNKGAHLAGGTSVGLNIDLPFEQHDNPFIDEDKSLDFDYFFVRKVMFVKYSQGFVVMPGGFGTLDEFFEALTLIQTHKIHKFPIILVGSKFWKGLIDWIKNTLLEAGNISPRDLDLIKLVDTEDEVVEILDSFYKERDLSPNF; encoded by the coding sequence ATGCGAAAAGAACAGCACACCAAAGGGTGGAACGAGATAAAGACAAACGATTCTTGGGCCATATTCAAGATTATGGGCGAATTTGTCTATGGATTTGAAAAAATGAGTGCCATTGGCCCCTGTGTTTCCATATTTGGTTCCGCTCGGGTGAAGGAAGGGGAACATTACTACGATTTATCCGTAAAAGTGGCCCAAAAAGTGGCCGAAGCCGGCTATGGAATCATCACTGGAGGTGGCCCCGGAATTATGGAGGCCGGAAACAAAGGTGCCCATTTAGCAGGTGGGACTTCCGTAGGACTCAATATTGACCTACCTTTTGAACAGCATGACAATCCCTTTATAGATGAAGATAAAAGTTTGGATTTTGATTATTTCTTTGTGCGAAAAGTAATGTTTGTAAAATATTCCCAAGGATTTGTGGTTATGCCGGGCGGATTTGGCACATTGGACGAGTTTTTTGAAGCCCTTACCCTTATCCAAACCCATAAAATACATAAATTCCCCATCATTTTGGTAGGCTCCAAGTTTTGGAAAGGGCTCATAGATTGGATTAAAAATACACTGTTGGAAGCTGGGAATATAAGCCCTAGAGACCTAGATCTGATCAAATTGGTGGACACAGAAGATGAGGTCGTGGAAATCTTGGATTCCTTTTATAAAGAACGTGACCTCAGTCCAAATTTCTAA